In Candidatus Methylomirabilota bacterium, the DNA window CGGATGCGCCACGAGGCCACCGGTCACCATCGGGCCCACCGGGTACAGCTCGTACTCGAGCCACGTCGCGACGCCGAAGTTGCCGCCGCCGCCGCGCACCGCCCAGAAGAGGTCGGGATGCTCCTCGGCGCTGGCCCGCACCACCTCACCGGTGGCGGTCACCAGCTCGACGGCCCGGAGGCTGTCCACCGCCATGCCGTACTTGCCCATGAGCCAGCCGAGCCCGCCCCCGAGGGTCAAACCGCCGACGCCGGTGGTCGAGACCACGCCGCCGGTGCTGGCGAGCGCGTAGAGCTGGGTCTCGCGGTTGTAGTCGCCCCAGGTCGCGCCGCCCTGCGCCCGCGCGCGGCGCGCGCGGGAGTCGACGTGGACGGCGCGCATGGCGGACAGATCGATCATGATCCCGCCGTCCGTGACCGCGTTGCCGGCGACGTTGTGGCCACCACCCCGCACCGCGATCTCGAGCCCGCGCTCGCGCGCGAAGCGCACCGCGGCTTGCACGTCGGCGGTGCCGTAGCCGCGGGCCACCAGCGCCGGCCGGCGGTCGATCATGCCGTTGTGCACGCGACGGGCGTCGTCGTAGCCCGCGTCCGACGGCGCGAGGACGGAGCCGATGAGCTGCGCACGAAGGGTATCGCTGGGATGGGGATCGGTGGTCATCGAAAGGCTCCTCCTGACAGGTGAGATGTGAACACGAGCGGGCTGGCAAGCACCGGAAGTGCCACCCGGCAAACTTCAGGCAATATTGACATAGCGGATCGCCGACGGCACGCCGCGCCCGGGTATCGTGTCCGGGCCAGTGGCACAATGCCCGATTCGCTCGAGGTCACTCGCGGCCCCGCCGGCACATCAGCGAGACAGCCGCGGCGTGGACAGCAGGGTCACCAGGGCGCGGGCTCCGGCGGACATCGTGCGCGCCTCACTGTGGATGACGTGGAAGTGCCGTCGGATCCGCAGGCGACGCAGGCGGACGGCGGCGAGGCGGCGATCGGCCACCTCGCCTCGCACGGCATGCACCGAGACGAAGGCCACACCCAGTCCGGCCATGACCGCCTGCTTGATGGCCTCGGTGTGGCCCAGTTCCATCGAGACGCGCCGGCGGATGCCGGCCTGGTCCAGGGCTCGCTCGGTCACCCGACGCGTCGCCGAGCCTTCCTCGCGGACCAGCAGCGGCTCGTCGGTGAGCTCAGCCGGGACGACTTCACGTCGTCCGGCCCAGCGGTGCCGGGGCGATACGATCAGGACGAGCTCGTCGGCGAGCCCGGCCGCCAGACATTCCTCTCCGGGGGCCAGACCGTGCCCGCCAACCACTCCCAGATCCACGTCGTGGGCGCGGATGGCGTCCTCGATGGCCCGGGAGTTGGCGATCCGAAGCTGCAAGTCGATGCCGGGATGCCGCCGTCGAAACGCCCCGATGATCGCCGGCAGGACGTAGATTCCCGGTGTCGTGCTCGCACCCACCAGCAGGGAGCCGCGCTTGAGACCCTGCAGCTCGCCGAGGACGTCCCGAACGTCGGTCAGCGTCGCGAACACGCGCTTCGCCCGCTCCTCCAATAGCCGGCCGGCCTCGGTCAGTATCACGCCTCGGGTGAGTCGATCGAAGAGGCGGACGCCGAGCTCTCCCTCCAGCTCTCGGATGTGCTGCGAGAGCGCCGGCTGGCTTGCGTGAAGCGCTTCCGCGGCCTGACGGTAGCTTCGGGCGCGGACGATGGCGAGGAACACCTCGAGCTGTCGAAGAGTCATGCCATAAGCCTAGACCTATCGGACTGGTAAGAAAACTGTATTGGAGCTTATCCCGAACTGCGGCGTAGCCATGAGCTACCAACGCGAGCCCGGCGCTCCGGGCAGAAGGAGGCGACCATGATCTTCCGTCAATTCCTGGCCCCCCAGACCGGCTGCGCCAGCTACCTCTTCGGCTGAGGAGGCGCAGCCAGCTGCGCTGTGGTGGATCCACAGCAGGACATCGGCCCCTACGTCGAGGCTGCCGCGCAGAAGAACATGCGCATCACCCACATCTTCGAGACCCACGTCCAGGCCGACCATGCCTCGGGAGCGCAATCACTGGCCCGGGCGACCGGAGCGCCAGTGCTGGTTCACGAGTCGGCCCCGGTCGAGTTCCTCCATGTCGATGTCCGGGATGGCGAGCAGCACGATCTCGGCAATGTCCGGATCACGGTCCTGCACACGCCGGGACATACGCCGGACGGCATCTCGCTCCTGGTGACCGACCAGACCCGAGGTCCGGAGCCCTGGTTCGTGCTGACCGGAGACACCCTGTTCGCGGGTGGCGTCGGGCGGCCGGATCTCCTCGGGCAGGGAGCGGAGACCGCGCTGGCCGAGCAGCTCTACGAGAGCCTCACCAAGAAACTGCTCTGTCTCCCCGACCACATCGAGGTCTTCCCCGCCCACTTCAGCGGCTCGGCCTGCGGCAAGGGACTGAGCGGCAAGCCGGGCTCGACGATCGGGTTCGAGCGCCGATTCAATCCCGCGCTTCAGATCCCGTCCCGGGCCGAGTTCGTCCGGTACGTCCTGGCCGATCTGCCGCCGCAGCCCGAGACGTTCGCGGAGAACCGCCGTCGCAATCTGGGACGCGTGTGACCGATACCCGGCTCGGGCTCCGGGCGAACCTGCCTCAGTTCTCGCTGCTGGTGCTGCTGAATGGATTCGTCGGCGCCATGGTGGGTCTGGAGCGCACCATCCTGCCCCTCCTCGGCGAGCAGGAGTTCGGCCTGAGCTCGAAGACCGCCATCACATCGTTCATCGTCAGCTTCGGCGTGACCAAGGCGATCCTCAACCTCGTGGCCGCCCGCCTGTCGGACCGCCTGGGGCGCAAGCCGCTCCTCGTCACCGGCTGGCTTCTCGCCCTGCCGGTGCCCTTCCTGATCATCCACGCGCCAACCTGGGGCTGGATCGACCTGGCCAATGTGCTGCTGGGCGCCAACCAGGCCCTGGCGTGGTCGATGACGGTGATCATGAAGATCGACCTGGTCGGGCCGCGGCGCCGAGGACTCGCCCTCGGGCTCAACGAGTTCGCCGGCTACTTCGCGGTCGGCCTCATGTCGTGGATCACCGGATACGTGGCCGCTCACTACGCGCTCCGGCCTCAGCCCTTTTACCTGGGGATCGGGATCTCGATCGTCGGGCTCGTGCTTTCGGTGGCGACCATCCGGGAGACGCGAGGGCACGTCGCGCTCGAAGCGGCCTCGCGAGGCGCTCCCACCCCCAGCGGCCAGCCGTCCTTCCGCCAGATCTTCTTCACGACGAGCGCGGGCAACGTGAGCCTCTTCGCGGCTTGCCAGGCCGGCCTCGTCAACAACCTCAACGACGGCATGTCGTGGGGACTCTATCCCCTGTTCTTCGCGGCTCACGGGCTCGATGTCGAGCGGATCGGCGTGGTGAAGGCGGTCTACCCGGCGGTCTGGGGCGCGCTCCAGATCGCGACGGGAATGCTATCGGACCGCCTGGGCCGCAAGGGGCTGATCGCGTGGGGGATGGTGGTCCAGGCCGGTGGAATCTGGCTGACGGTGCTCGTGCCCGACTACGAAGCGTGGCTGGCCGGGGCGATCCTGCAAGGAGTCGGGACCGCGATGGTGTATCCCACGCTTCTCGCGGCGATCACGGATCACGCGCACCCAACCTGGCGGGCCTCGAGCCTCGGGGTCTATCGCTTCTGGCGTGATCTTGGCTACGCAGTTGGGGCACTATTGTCGGGATTGATCGCAGATTCGGTCGGCATCGAGGCGGCGATCCACGTCGTGGCCGCGCTTACCCTGCTCTCGGGAGGCGTGGTTTCAGTCGCCATGCACCGGCCCGCGCCCGTGACCGTGGTCGCCCGTTGACGGCGCGAGCGGCCACCGGTTCGACGAGCCGAAAGACACGGAGGTGCGATCGCCGCGGACCAGGCGGCCCGCCGCTGAGTCTCGTCAGAAGCTCACCCGCACGCCGCCCCAGCCCGCGATGGGCGCGCCCGGGGCCACGAACCGCTGCACCGCGATGGGGTTGGCGAAGGCGTTGAAGTTGAGCGCGCCCCCGGTGGCGTAGTGAGTATTGGTGACGTTGTCGCCGCGCGCCCAGAGCTCCACCTGCGGAATCGGCCGGTAGCGGACCTGGAGGTTCAGGATGCCGTAGCCGTCGAGCTTGGCGCGCTGGTTGGCGTCGTCGCCTCGCAGGAAGACGCCGGACACCGCGGCCACGTCGGCGCCGATCCAGAAGTTCTTCAGGGCCTCGACCTCCGCGCCGAGCTTCAGGTTGTGCAGGGGAATGCCGGGAATCCGATCGCCGGAGCGAACGGCCACCCCGCTGGGATCGGTCACGCTCGCCAGGGTCTCGTCGCTCTGGTAGGTGGCATCGACGAACGCGTAGCTCAGGAAGTAGCGCAGCCGCTTCCACGCCCCCGACACGCCGAGCTCCGCGCCCTGGCGGCGCGTGCCGCCCACGTTGCGGAAGAACCCGCCTCCGCCGGTCTCGGTGGTCGTGAAGAGAATGTCGTCCTGGACGTCCGTGCGAAAGAGACTGGCGCTCCACTGCAGCGCGGATGGATTGCCGAACAGGGGCAGCTTGCCCCGCGCCCCCAGCTCGTAGGTCCGGGCCACGACCGGGCGGAGCGGCGGGTCGGCCACGAAGGCGTTGGGCAGGTTGCAGGGGGCGTCGGGATCGGCGCACGTGAGCTCGGCGGGAGTGGGCGCGCGGAACCCCTCGCTGTAGGAGAAGAACAGGGCGAGGCTCTCGAGGGCCTGGAAGGTCAATCCCGCGGCCGGGCTGAAACGGCTGAAGTCGTGGTCGCCGTCGAGCGCCGGATTCTGGCCGCTCCGGTCGCGGATCGCGATGCCGACGTGCTGGTAGCGGCCGGCCACCGTGATGGCCAGCTGCTCGGTGATGTCGAAGGTGTCGGTGAGGTAGACGCCGACGTTCTGCTGCCGCGTGCGCACGTCCACCGCCGTCTCGAAATCGCCGGTCTGCACGGTGCCCACCCCCAGCCGCTTCGGCACGAGGTCGGCAGGGGCCTCGCGCTGGTCGAAGCGCGATTGATGACCGTCGTAGGCGACCCCGGAGGTCACCCGATTGCCGTGGCCGAGGATCTTCCCCTTGTACGACAGCTGCACGGTACCGCCCCAGTCCTGCGAGTCGGTCTTCGTCGTCCGGTTCTCGCCCTCGGCGGCGCGCGCGAGCGTGCCGGCGACCGGATTGCCGGCGCCGTCGACGAGGCCGGCCGACGGGCCCTGACAGTTGCCCAGGTGCACGAGCCGGCCGCCGGCGTCGAACACCGGCTCGCCGGTGGCGTCGTCGATGCAGTCGACCTCGACGTCACCGTTGAAGGTACGGCGCTGGTAGTCGCGATAGAACGCGTTGCCGGTGAGCAGCAGATCGTCGGTCAGCTGGTGACGCCCCTGCAGGATGCCGAGGTTCATCCGGTTGCGCGTCTGGTCCGGGAACGTGTAGACCGCATTGCGGTGCTGGTCCAGGATGCTCTGCGGCACCAGCCCGTTGCCGGTCAGATCGTTGTCGACGTACGAGTAGGTCAGGCCGATGGCGGTCCCGGCCCGCTCCCAGCCCACCTTCGTGAAGAGCTGACGCAGCTGGCTGGGTGAATCCGCGCGCCAGCCGTCCTCGTCCAGTGCGTTGAAGGCCAGATACCAGTCGAGCGGGCCCCACGAGCCGCCGTGTTCCGCCTCGACGTTCCAGCGGCCGAACGATCCGCCGGAGGCCCCGATGGACGTGCCGGGGTCGTCGCGGCCGTTCTTGGTGCGCAGGGCGAGGGCGCCGCCCAGCGTGTTGAGCCCGAAGATCGGATTGGAGCCCGGGATGACGTCGATCCCGGCCAGAGACAGCTTGGGGATCAGATCCCAGCTCACCGTGTCGCCGAATCCGTCGTTGAAGCGCATGCCATCGAGGTAGACCGACAGCCCGATGGCACTGCCGGTCAGCGGCGAGGCGAGGAATCCGCGATACGTGACGTCGCTCTGCCAGGAATTGCCCTGGTTGCCACTGACGTTGACGGAGCCGAGGCGGCGGAAGAGCGTGTCGGGCAGATCGACCGTGTTCCGGCCATTGAGGTCGTCGCCCCCGAGGGACTGCACGTTGCCCGCGTACTTCTCGATGGGCACCCCGAGCGCCGGCAGGGGCGTGGTGCCGATGACCACCACGGGGGGCAGCGTCACCGCCGGGGGCGGCGTGGGCTGAGCGTCCTGGCCAAGGCCCGGACTGGCCCCCGCCAGCACGGCCACCATCGTGGTCAGCCCGACCAGGCGCCACCGAGCCACGATCATCGCCTCCTCCTGGCTGACTCGCCGCCGAGTACCAACGCGCGGGGCGGAAAGAGCAAGGGCCACCTGGCTACGAACCCGTGGCCCGGTGGCTACGGGGTGGTCGGGAGCTCGGTAGTCAGTCGAGGGGCAGCGGGCTGCCCCCCAGATCCTCGGCCCGCTGCACGAAGATCAGCACCGCGAATCCCTTCCGGTCCGGATCGCGGTCCTTCTCCGCCTGCACGAGGCGCCGCCAGACCTCCTCGTATACCGGGCCGGTGCGGTGGATCTCCGCGGTCCCGTAGAAGCGCGCGATCCCGCCGCGCGGCAGCAGCCCGGACTCGCGGAGCTGAGGCTTGCGGAAGAACACGGTCACCCGCGCGCCGTCGGCGAGCGAAGCGCTCGTCGAGCCCTGGCCGCGCTCCCAGAGGGCGAGGTGCTCGTCGTCGTAGACCATGGTGCTGCCGCGCGGGGTGACCTGGGCGAACCCGTCGGGCAGCACGGTCGCGACCAGACAGACGTTGGCGGGGAAGGCGGTGTCGATGTGCTCGTGCAGCGCGCGCGGGATCCGGCTCATCGTCCGACCGCGATGCCCCACGGCCCCTTCCCCGCCGTCACCGTGGCCACCACCTTCTGGCTCTCGGTGTCGATCACCGAGACCGTCTCGGACACGCCGTTGGCCACGTAGAGCTTCTTGCCGTCGCGGGTGATGCCGATCCCCCACGGGCGCACACCCACCGGGATGAACGCCGCGACCTTCAGCGCCTCCACGTCGATGACGGCCACGTCGTTCGACCCGCCGTTGGCGACGTAGGCCCACTTGCCGACCGGGTGGACGACGACGCCCTTGGGCTTCGGGCCCGGGCGGTCCAGCTTGAGCGTCGAGACGACCACCTTCTTCGCCACGTCGATCACCGACACCTGCCCCCCGATCTCCGCGGTGACGAAGGCCCGCTGGCCGTCGGGGGTGAAGGCGGACTCGCGCGGGCGGCTCCCGACGAGGATCGTGCCGACCGTCTTCAGGGCGGAGGTATCGATCACCGAGATCGTGTGCGTGGTCTCGGCGGTGACGTAGACGAGCCGCCCGTCGGGGCTCACCGACACGCCCTCCGGCTCGGTGCCGACGGGTATCACCGCGAGCACCTTCCCGGTCCTGGTGTCGATGACGGACGCGGTGTTGGCGTCCTCGTTGGAGACGTAGAGCCGGGCGCCGTCCGGGCTGACCGCGAACGCCTCCGGATCCGAGCCCGCCGAGAACCGCCCCTTCACCGTGCGCGAGGCCGCATCCACCACCGCGATCGCGTTGTCGTGTCCGAGCGCCACGTAGACCGTCTTGCCGTCCGGGCTCACCCCGATGCCCCGCGGCCGATTGCCCACCGCGATGGTGGCCACCACCTTGTCGGAGGCGGCGTCGATCACCGTGACGGTGTTCGAGCGCTCGTTGGACACGTACACCAGCGGCTCGGCCGCCGCGGGCGCGGCGCCCGCTCCGAGCATCGTCAGCGACAGCAGCGCCAGCCCGGCCCGGCGTGGCATCATCGCATCGCCTCCGTCAGGACGCGAAGCGGCACCGGCTCTCCGTCATCGCGGTGCCGAGCGCGTCGAGGTTCTTGCCGCCGACGTCCGCCAGCACCGCGAGCGGCGCGAGCGGTCCGCCGATCTCCTCCCCCTTGCGCGCGCCCGCCACGTAGAGCGGCTGCCGCAATTGATGATCCCATTTTCGAAACGTCAGCGCCTCGCCCTTGTGCCCGTCGAAGGGCGGCGCCGACTCCAGGAACGCGACGAGGGCCGCGCCGTCCGTGGCGCCGGCCCGCACCACCGCCTCGCCGACCAGCTTGACCGCGGCCCATCCGGCCCACGCGGTCTCGGTCATCGGCGCATTCCACCGGCGGCGGAAGCGCCGGTTCAGCTCGCGGGCGCTGAACCGCTCCAGCTCCTGATGCCAGCCGAGCGCCCAGATCCCCGCCGCGCGCTCGGCGGGCACGCGCATCCCGCTCTCGCCGATGGCCGCGATGCGGTCCGGCCGCCGGCCTTCCGCGATGGCCCGGGCCATCGCCGCGTCCAGGCCGCGGTCGTCGACGGCCAGCAACAGGACGTCGGTGGCGGCCGCGTCCGGGCCGATGCTGCCGCCGCGGCGGGCCACGCTGCGCCGCGCCGCCGCCTCGACCTCGGCCCCGCGCGGCGACCCGTCGCTCACCACGCTCCACCGCGGCAGCTTGCGCTGCTCGATCAGGATCTGGGTGAGGGCGTCGACGTACATGGACACGCTGGGCGTCACGTGGAAGGCGCGCCGGTCGCAGGCGTCGTTGCGCAGCCGATCGTCTGGCGCGCCGACGTTGAGAACCGGGATCCCCGCGCCGGCCACCTGGAGCAGCGCCTCGCCCCCGCCCGGACCCGCGCCGCCGACCACCGCCAGCGTGCCGGTGCGGTCCAGCACGCGACCGGCCGATGAGCCCGCGCGGTCGGTCTCCGGCTCGAGGCGCAGGCGCTTGGCGAAGAGCGTGGCCAGGGCATTGGCGTCGTCGAGGCCGAGCGCGGCCCCGCGGCTCAATTCGGTGGCTCGCTCCGCGTCGGCGGGCAGCAGCAGGCCCACCGTCACCACGTCCTCCGCGCACGCGGCGCGGGCGGCCAGCAGCGCGGCGCCTCCGCCCGAGAGCGAGGCGAGAAACGCACGACGGCCGAGCCGGCCGGTCACGCGATGAGCCGGAGCCATCGCGGCCCGCCCGGGCCCGCTCGTCGCAGCAGCGCCGCGTCGACGCCCCAGGCGCGGCCCGCCCCCGCGCCGATGAAGATCACCATCGAGACCACGAGCAGGAGATGAAAGCCCTGCTGACCGAAGCTCATCCACTGGCTGGCCAGCCCGAAGTTCACCGCCAGGTAGAGGCCGACCAGTGCGGTGAGCCGGGTGGCGAGGCCGATGGTGAGGCCGATGCCCACCACCACCTCGCCCCACACCTGCAGCGTCGCGAAGAGCGCCGCGTGGGGCAGCACGACGTGCTCCAGGAAATCCTTGTACCAGCCGATCGGATTGCCCGCCGCGAACTCGGCGACCCGCTTGGGATGAAAGGCGACGAAGCGCGGCGAGACCGTCGGATACGGCAGCACGTCCCAGGCGAGTCCCATGGCGAGCTTGGTCCACACCGCCTTGAGGAACCACGCACCGACGACCACGCGCAGCAATGCGAGCCAGGCTTGAGCGGCCAGCATGAGCGCGGGCAGTGTACGTGATGGGGCGCGACGTGGGCAAGCGAGTCGGGCGCGGCGGCGCGAGACGCGATGAGCTACGACGCGGTCAAGACAACAGAGCCCTTCCGTCGGCCACGTGGCCGGCGAAAGGGCCCGAGAATGACTGAGCGACGCCTGCGCTAGAAGCGGTCGTCCGGCTCCCGCTCGAAGTCGTCCTGATAGGAATTGATCTCGGCGTCCATCTTCACTTCCACGAATTCCGGGGTTTCCCAGGCCATCGCTCTCTCCTCTCTCGACTGACTGACTCTCGAGGCTCGGCACAGGGCTCCACACGGAGCCACGTGGCGACGATTCTAGGGTCCCGGCACCGCGAAGGTCAAGCGCTTTCCGCCGGCCGCCGGCGGCCGGCTACGCGTTGACCTGGCCCTCGGTTTGTGGCGGACTGCGCCCATGTCACCCCCATCTGGACCATGGGCGCGGCCGGGCCGCCGGCGGTTCCTGGCCACCCTGGTCGCCGTCGCCTCCGGCCGGATGGCCGGCGGCCGGCGCGCAGCCGCCGGACCGGTGCCCGTCATCGGCGTGCAGCTCTACACGGTCCGCACCCTGCTGGGGAAGGACTTCGAGGGCACTCTGGCCGCCCTCGCGACCATCGGGCTCCGCGAGGTCGAGTTCGCGGGCTACCACGGTCGCCCCCCGGAGGCCGTCCGCGACGCCCTGGCTCGAGCCGGCCTCACCGCCCCGTCCGCGCATGTGCCGCTCGAATCCGTGCGCGACGATCTGCCGCGCGTGCTGGACGGGGCCCGCGTCATGGGCCACCGGTATCTCGTGGTGGCCTCGCTGCCCGAGCCCCAGCGAACCCTCGACGGCTATCGGGCGGCGGCCGACCTGTTCAACCGCGTGGGCCAGCAGGTGCAGGCCGACGGCATGCAGCTCGCCTATCACAACCACGCGTTCGAGTTCGCGGCTCGCGACGGCCGCCTGCCCTACGACATCCTGCTGGAGCGCTGCGACCCGCGCTCCGTGGCCTTCGAGATGGATCTGTACTGGATCAGCAGGGGCGGCCAGGATCCGCTGTCGTACTTCGCCCGCTGGCCCGGCCGTTTCCCGCTCGTGCACGTCAAGGACTCGGGCGGGCCGCCGAACCACCGCATGAGCGACGTCGGCGCGGGCCGCATCCCGTGGAAGGCGATCTTCGCCCGACGGCAGCAGGCCGGCATCCGCCACGCGTTCATCGAGCACGACGAGCCCGCCGACCCGCTCGCCAGTGTCCGGAGGAGCTATGAGTATCTGCGCCGCCTCGAGCTGTGATCGCCGATCGTCGACGCGTCTCGCCGCCGCCCTCGGAGCGCTGACCCTGTCGGCGTGTCTGGTCCCGCTTCCGATGCCGGCCGAGGAGCGGAACCTGGCCGCTGCCCGCAACGGCGCGCAGGTCATCAAGTACACCTCGGAGCAGGGCGGGCCGTGGCGAGCCGAGCGACTCATCGACGAGCACGAGCCGCCGGGCGGCTGGATCTCGGCGGACAGCTCGCTGCCGCAGGAGATCATCGTGCGGCTTCCCGCGTCGGCGCGCTTCAACACGCTCGTCTTCGACCTGAACAGCGGCGCGCCCGAAGGCGAGTGGGCGCGGGACGTCTCGATCTATACCGCCGATCCCTTCCCCACCATGGGCGGATGGAAGTTGGTGGCCGCGGTGAGCCTGGCCCGTCAGGCCGGAGACCAGACGTTCGCGGTCACATCGACGGACGGCCGGTTCGTGCGCCTCCTCATCACCGCCGCGCAAGCGTCGAGTGCGCCGCGGGTGAGCCTCGGGCGGTTCGGCCTGTTCCTGCGCTGAGCGCCGGCCTCAGCCCGGGAACGGCGGCACATAGGTCAGGCCGTACTTGGCCAAGATGTTCTGGATGGTCTGGTCGGCGAGCAGCCCTTCGAGCACTTGATTGACCGCGTCGCGAAGCGACGGGTCGGCGCCGATCAGGCGCACCGCGACGTTCCACTGCAGCTCGGGATCGCGGACGTAGCCGTCGGCCACCTTCACCGCCACCTCCGGGTGCTCCTTGAGGAACCAGCCCAGGTACGGATCGGTGACCATGCCCGCGGCGACCTCGCCCTTCGCCACCGCCTCGATGATCTCGGTCTGGTCCCGGTAGGCGGTGATTCCGATGCCGTGAGTCTCGAGCATGTAATGCGGCCAGGACGTGTACTCCACGCCGATCTTGCCCGCCTTCACGTCCTCCGGCCGGTGGACGACCGTATCGGCCCGCGGCACCAACAGCACGTAGCCGCTCCCCGCATACGCGCGGGTCAGGAGGGCTCCGCGGGCCGGAGGAGCCTTGTCGGTCTTCAGCGGCACCACCGCGCCGATGAGGGCATCGCATTCTGCGCGACGCGCGTGGCGAGTGAAGATGATCCACTCGGGGATGACCTTGACCCCGAGAGTCCGGGCGATCGCGCCCGCGATCTCCAGCTGGAAGCCGGGCCGGCCGGGATCCTGGCTGGAGAAGGGCAGCGCATCGGGATGCGCGCACACCTTGAGCCAGCCGCGTTCCTTGACCTCGGCCAGCGATGCCGCGCCGATCTCGAGAGGGAGCAGACCGGTGACGAGCAGCGCCACGCACACCGCGACGGAGACGCGATATCGGGGCATGGTCACTTGTCCTCCACTTTCGACAGGGAGAGGACGTAGGCAACGAGCTTCCAGATGTTCTCTCCGGGCATGGTCGTCTCGAATCCGGGCATGCCGTTGGGCGAGCCCTTGGTGATGCGCGCGTAGACGTAGGCGCGCTCGAGCTTGGCCCCCCGCAGCTTGGGCGCGCGCGAGGGGCCGCCGTCCTTGCCGTGGCAGTAGCCGGTGCAGGTTTGCCGAAAGAGCTGTGCCCCCTCGCCGATGACCTTGGTGTCCGTGAGGTCGAAGGGGGGAGCGCCGCCGGGGAGACCCTGCGCGAAGCCGGGCGAGTGATCGACGAGCCAGCCGCCGACGGTCACAGACGCGGCGAAGAGCGCCGCCGCGGTCACCGCGGCGAAGAGCCTGGAAGATCGCATGAGCAAGCCGCCGTTGTCGATGATACACCGCGGCGGGACGGTTCCCGCCGTCCCGCCGCGGCGCGCGGCACTCCCTTACTTGAGGCTGAAGACGAAGAGCGCGCTGCCGGCCGGGAAGTGCTCCACCTCGGGCCACAGCGCCGGGTAGAGACCCAGGACCAGCGAGCCGAGGCCGCTCGGCACCGCGATGTACTGCTTGCCGTTCACCGAGTAGCTGATCGGACCGCCGCGATGGCCGGAGCCGGTCCGGAAGTTCCACAGCTCGGCGCCGCTGTCGGCGTCGTAGGCGTGCACCGTCCCTTCGACGTCACCGTGGAAGACGAGGTCGCCGCCGGTGGACAGCACGCTGCCGATCGGCGGGTACTTGAAGTTGACCGTCCACTTCCGCTCGCCGGTCACCGGGTCGCGGGCGTCCAGATGGCCGTAGGCCTCACCGCCCGGCGGATGCTTCGCCACCTGATCGCCGCCGAAGAACAGCCCGGCCGCCGGCTCGGTGACCGGAGTCTGCTTCTCGACGGTGACCTCCTCGCAGACTTCCATCGCGGTGTTGTACCAGAGCTTGGTCTTCGGGCTGTAGGAGCCGGAGTTCCAGCTCCGGCCGCCCGCGATCCACGGGCACACGAAGTGCGGCTTGCCCACCTCGCGCGGAGAGCTCCGACCGACCAGCTCGCCGGTCTTGGGATCTATGCTCTTCACGAAGGTGAAGGTGTGCGTCATCGGCCACACGTTGTGCAGCTTGCCGTTCGTCCGGTCCATCACGAAGACGAAGCCGCTCTTGTTCTGATGCACGAGCAGCTTCTTGCCGTCCCGATCCATGATGAGGCTCTCGCCCAGGCCGGAGTCGTAGTCCCAGTCGTCGTGGGGAACCTCCTGGTAGTGCCACTTGAGCTGGCCGGTGTCGGGGTCGAGCGCGATGACCGACGAGGTATAGAGATTGTCGCCCGGCCGCGCGCCGCCCCAGTCGTAGTCGGGCGCCGGATTGCCGGTCCCCCAGTACACGAGGTTGAGTGCCGGATCGTAGGAGCCGGTCATCCATCCGCCACCGCCGCCGAATTTGCCGGACTCACCGCCCCAGCTCTTCGGATCGTTCTTGATGACGTTGAACTCCCAGGCTTTCGACCCGTCGGCAGCCTTCACCGCGAAGATCTTGCCTTGGATCGGCAGCTCGCCCGCGGTCTGGCCCAGGATCACCTTGTCCTTGACCACCAGCGGCGCGCCGGTGAAGTTGCAGCTGCACTTCTTGGTGTCCAGGAGCGTGGTCACCCACGTCTCCTTGCCGTTCTTCATGTTCAGCGCGATCACCCGTCCGTCCAGCGTCCCGAAGTACACGTTGCCGTGCCCGGCCGCGAGCCCCCGGTTGTAGGGTT includes these proteins:
- a CDS encoding pyridoxamine 5'-phosphate oxidase family protein, whose amino-acid sequence is MSRIPRALHEHIDTAFPANVCLVATVLPDGFAQVTPRGSTMVYDDEHLALWERGQGSTSASLADGARVTVFFRKPQLRESGLLPRGGIARFYGTAEIHRTGPVYEEVWRRLVQAEKDRDPDRKGFAVLIFVQRAEDLGGSPLPLD
- a CDS encoding transporter substrate-binding domain-containing protein codes for the protein MPRYRVSVAVCVALLVTGLLPLEIGAASLAEVKERGWLKVCAHPDALPFSSQDPGRPGFQLEIAGAIARTLGVKVIPEWIIFTRHARRAECDALIGAVVPLKTDKAPPARGALLTRAYAGSGYVLLVPRADTVVHRPEDVKAGKIGVEYTSWPHYMLETHGIGITAYRDQTEIIEAVAKGEVAAGMVTDPYLGWFLKEHPEVAVKVADGYVRDPELQWNVAVRLIGADPSLRDAVNQVLEGLLADQTIQNILAKYGLTYVPPFPG
- a CDS encoding cytochrome c gives rise to the protein MRSSRLFAAVTAAALFAASVTVGGWLVDHSPGFAQGLPGGAPPFDLTDTKVIGEGAQLFRQTCTGYCHGKDGGPSRAPKLRGAKLERAYVYARITKGSPNGMPGFETTMPGENIWKLVAYVLSLSKVEDK
- a CDS encoding ABC transporter substrate-binding protein, which codes for MTGRLGRRAFLASLSGGGAALLAARAACAEDVVTVGLLLPADAERATELSRGAALGLDDANALATLFAKRLRLEPETDRAGSSAGRVLDRTGTLAVVGGAGPGGGEALLQVAGAGIPVLNVGAPDDRLRNDACDRRAFHVTPSVSMYVDALTQILIEQRKLPRWSVVSDGSPRGAEVEAAARRSVARRGGSIGPDAAATDVLLLAVDDRGLDAAMARAIAEGRRPDRIAAIGESGMRVPAERAAGIWALGWHQELERFSARELNRRFRRRWNAPMTETAWAGWAAVKLVGEAVVRAGATDGAALVAFLESAPPFDGHKGEALTFRKWDHQLRQPLYVAGARKGEEIGGPLAPLAVLADVGGKNLDALGTAMTESRCRFAS
- a CDS encoding TQO small subunit DoxD, which encodes MLAAQAWLALLRVVVGAWFLKAVWTKLAMGLAWDVLPYPTVSPRFVAFHPKRVAEFAAGNPIGWYKDFLEHVVLPHAALFATLQVWGEVVVGIGLTIGLATRLTALVGLYLAVNFGLASQWMSFGQQGFHLLLVVSMVIFIGAGAGRAWGVDAALLRRAGPGGPRWLRLIA
- a CDS encoding sugar phosphate isomerase/epimerase, which produces MSPPSGPWARPGRRRFLATLVAVASGRMAGGRRAAAGPVPVIGVQLYTVRTLLGKDFEGTLAALATIGLREVEFAGYHGRPPEAVRDALARAGLTAPSAHVPLESVRDDLPRVLDGARVMGHRYLVVASLPEPQRTLDGYRAAADLFNRVGQQVQADGMQLAYHNHAFEFAARDGRLPYDILLERCDPRSVAFEMDLYWISRGGQDPLSYFARWPGRFPLVHVKDSGGPPNHRMSDVGAGRIPWKAIFARRQQAGIRHAFIEHDEPADPLASVRRSYEYLRRLEL
- a CDS encoding PQQ-dependent catabolism-associated beta-propeller protein is translated as MMPRRAGLALLSLTMLGAGAAPAAAEPLVYVSNERSNTVTVIDAASDKVVATIAVGNRPRGIGVSPDGKTVYVALGHDNAIAVVDAASRTVKGRFSAGSDPEAFAVSPDGARLYVSNEDANTASVIDTRTGKVLAVIPVGTEPEGVSVSPDGRLVYVTAETTHTISVIDTSALKTVGTILVGSRPRESAFTPDGQRAFVTAEIGGQVSVIDVAKKVVVSTLKLDRPGPKPKGVVVHPVGKWAYVANGGSNDVAVIDVEALKVAAFIPVGVRPWGIGITRDGKKLYVANGVSETVSVIDTESQKVVATVTAGKGPWGIAVGR
- the pqqA gene encoding pyrroloquinoline quinone precursor peptide PqqA gives rise to the protein MAWETPEFVEVKMDAEINSYQDDFEREPDDRF